A stretch of the Erpetoichthys calabaricus chromosome 3, fErpCal1.3, whole genome shotgun sequence genome encodes the following:
- the LOC114647748 gene encoding mannose-binding protein-like: MKLHSLILSSAILITAIWSCLAEEPTKTTFCIDTPGTNLREGRPGQPGLKGDKGDTGPPANERRIAALESQLESMSRLWEQFAKLERRFTFTHWRLHKHKLFAVTLNRGTFENGLKLCQEAGGIMPYPENEEENNIFRDLYNIVGLIYIGATDTETEGTFVDLNGRPLSFTKWKAGEPSNGEGNENCIHIWDNGEWNDKNCNSEMHAICLFLPSSA; this comes from the exons ATGAAACTGCATAGCCTCATCCTGTCATCAGCCATTCTCATCACAGCCATCTGGTCTTGTCTAGCCGAGGAGCCCACAAAGACGACCTTCTGTATAGATACGCCAGGAACGAATTTAAGAGAAGGAAGACCTGGGCAGCCTGGCCTGAAAGGAGACAAGGGAGACACAG GGCCGCCAGCCAATGAGAGACGCATCGCAGCGCTGGAATCCCAACTTGAGTCAATGTCCAGGCTCTGGGAGCAGTTTGCTAAACTTGAAAGAC GCTTTACCTTCACACACTGGAGGCTTCATAAACACAAGCTCTTTGCTGTCACCCTCAATCGAGGCACCTTTGAAAATGGCCTGAAGCTCTGCCAGGAGGCAGGAGGTATTATGCCGTACCCAGAGAATGAAGAGGAAAACAACATCTTCCGCGATTTGTACAATATAGTCGGACTGATTTACATCGGTGCCACTGATACGGAGACAGAGGGGACCTTCGTGGACCTTAACGGCAGACCTTTGTCATTCACTAAGTGGAAGGCTGGAGAGCCCAGTAACGGAGAAGGCAACGAGAACTGCATTCATATTTGGGATAACGGAGAGTGGAATGACAAAAACTGCAATAGTGAAATGCATGCCATCTGCCTGTTTCTGCCAAGTTCTGCGTAG